The following proteins come from a genomic window of Pseudomonas syringae:
- a CDS encoding sensor histidine kinase — protein sequence MTPTLPPRPRWRSLALLALCLAPLLWPLEHLAERYYRNVLANQNRQTLDLYVANLLGTLHRYETLPQILGDLPALRGALAAPKDRTTLENANRLLSDITRQTGADVMYLMDANGLTLAASNSEQKDSFIGRNFSFRPYFIDALAGRTGRFFGLGTTSVKRGYFFAGPVRDGERVIGVLVVKVDLDHTETLWGKTPEQLLLTDQNGVVILTSNPDWRFRATRDLSDDEKKAIIAIQPYPTRDPRPLKIDEYAWLTQSQAIEETGWNVNILAPRALVDRPVRTVVAIGGAALLVLMLLLGLMMQRRRHYLDRIGLEAKARRELEMRVIERTSDLEGLNSRLRQEVLEREQAQQELVQAQDELVQTSKLTALGTMSASISHELNQPLAAIRSYAENAEVLLDHQRTEEARGNLKLISELTGRMASIIAHLRAFARRDRHAPESVALQPALDDALALLAKRRRAMEVELIRDLPDATLWVQAGETRLRQVLGNLLANALDALTEKGPPRRLWISAEHTTEGVNLYIRDNGPGFSQEALARAREPFFTTKTRTQGLGLGLAICDTLMRALGGELLFANHPGGGALLTLRLRAGASGANLQPPEDLSA from the coding sequence ATGACCCCCACTCTGCCGCCCCGCCCCCGCTGGCGCAGCCTTGCCCTGCTTGCGCTTTGTCTGGCACCGCTGCTGTGGCCACTGGAACATCTGGCCGAGCGCTATTACCGCAATGTGCTGGCCAACCAGAATCGTCAGACCCTCGACCTGTACGTCGCCAACCTGCTGGGCACCTTGCACCGCTACGAAACCCTGCCGCAGATTCTCGGCGACCTGCCCGCATTGCGCGGCGCACTGGCGGCGCCGAAAGACCGCACGACACTGGAAAACGCCAATCGCCTGCTCAGCGACATCACGCGCCAGACCGGTGCGGACGTCATGTACCTGATGGACGCCAACGGCCTGACCCTGGCCGCCTCGAATTCGGAACAGAAAGACAGCTTCATCGGCCGCAACTTCTCGTTCCGCCCGTATTTCATCGATGCGCTGGCGGGCCGGACCGGGCGCTTCTTCGGTCTGGGCACCACCTCGGTCAAGCGGGGTTATTTCTTTGCCGGGCCCGTGCGCGACGGTGAGCGGGTCATCGGCGTGCTGGTGGTCAAAGTCGATCTGGACCACACCGAAACCCTGTGGGGCAAGACGCCCGAACAGCTGCTCTTGACCGACCAGAACGGCGTGGTGATTCTGACGTCCAACCCCGACTGGCGTTTTCGGGCGACCCGTGATCTGTCGGACGACGAGAAAAAGGCCATCATTGCGATCCAGCCCTATCCGACCCGCGATCCACGCCCCCTGAAAATCGATGAATATGCCTGGCTGACCCAAAGCCAGGCCATCGAGGAAACCGGCTGGAACGTGAACATTCTGGCACCCCGCGCACTGGTCGACCGCCCGGTGCGCACCGTGGTGGCGATCGGCGGCGCGGCACTGCTGGTGCTGATGCTGCTGTTGGGCCTGATGATGCAGCGTCGTCGCCATTATCTGGACCGTATAGGCTTGGAAGCCAAGGCGCGCCGCGAACTGGAAATGCGCGTAATCGAGCGCACCAGCGACCTTGAAGGCCTCAACAGCAGGCTGCGCCAGGAGGTGCTGGAGCGCGAGCAGGCGCAGCAGGAACTGGTGCAGGCTCAGGATGAACTGGTCCAGACCAGCAAGCTCACGGCGCTGGGTACCATGTCGGCGAGCATCAGTCATGAACTGAATCAGCCGCTGGCCGCGATTCGCAGTTACGCGGAGAACGCCGAAGTGCTGCTTGATCATCAGCGCACCGAAGAGGCACGCGGCAACCTCAAGCTGATCAGCGAACTGACCGGGCGCATGGCCTCGATCATCGCGCACCTGCGGGCCTTTGCCCGACGTGATCGCCACGCGCCGGAAAGTGTCGCGCTGCAACCGGCGCTCGACGATGCGCTGGCCTTGCTGGCCAAGCGGCGGCGTGCCATGGAAGTCGAGCTGATCCGCGATCTGCCCGACGCGACGCTCTGGGTACAGGCCGGCGAGACCCGCTTGCGCCAGGTGCTGGGCAACCTGCTGGCCAATGCGCTCGACGCCCTTACCGAAAAAGGCCCGCCGCGCAGGTTGTGGATAAGTGCCGAGCACACCACCGAGGGCGTCAACCTGTACATTCGTGACAACGGCCCCGGCTTTTCTCAGGAAGCGCTGGCGCGGGCCCGCGAGCCGTTTTTCACCACCAAGACCCGCACTCAGGGCCTTGGGTTGGGGCTGGCCATCTGCGATACGCTGATGCGGGCGCTGGGCGGCGAATTGCTGTTCGCCAACCATCCCGGCGGCGGCGCACTGCTGACCCTGCGCCTGCGCGCGGGCGCTTCCGGAGCCAACCTTCAACCGCCAGAGGACCTTTCCGCATGA
- a CDS encoding sigma-54-dependent transcriptional regulator, whose protein sequence is MSSDTAIDSQIQVVLIDDDSHLRQALRQTLDLAGLNVLSLPEATGLAERIGRDWPGVVVSDIRMQGMDGLELLDQLHEQDPDLPVLLITGHGDVPLAVKAMRAGAYDFLEKPFASDAMLESVRRALALRRLVLDNRSLRLALSDRQQLSTRLIGQSTPILRLREQIGALAGTRADVLILGETGAGKEVVARALHDLSNRRTGPFVAINAGALAESVVESELFGHEPGAFTGAQKRRIGKFEFANGGTLFLDEIESMSLDVQVKLLRLLQERVVERMGSNQQIPLDIRIIAATKEDLRQAADQGRFRADLYYRLNVASLRIPPLRERGEDALMLFEHYADAASMRHGIPKHELKPGQRALLLRHSWPGNVRELQNAAERFALGLELELEGGDAEQAPPPGGGLSDQVESFERALIAAELARPHSSVRSLAEALGVPRKTLHDKLRKHGLSFGDSSGASDDTD, encoded by the coding sequence ATGAGTTCGGACACAGCCATCGACAGCCAGATCCAGGTGGTGCTGATCGACGACGACTCGCACCTGCGTCAGGCACTGCGCCAGACTCTCGACCTGGCGGGCCTCAACGTCTTGTCGCTGCCCGAAGCCACGGGCCTGGCCGAGCGCATCGGCCGCGACTGGCCGGGCGTGGTGGTCAGCGACATCCGTATGCAAGGCATGGACGGGCTGGAGCTGCTGGATCAGCTCCACGAGCAAGACCCTGACCTGCCGGTGTTATTGATCACTGGCCATGGTGATGTACCACTGGCGGTGAAAGCCATGCGCGCCGGGGCTTACGACTTTCTGGAAAAGCCCTTCGCCAGTGATGCCATGCTTGAGAGCGTGCGCCGCGCCCTGGCGTTACGGCGACTGGTGCTGGATAACCGCAGCCTGCGTCTGGCGCTGAGCGATCGCCAGCAACTGAGCACCCGCTTGATCGGTCAATCAACGCCGATCCTGCGATTGCGCGAACAGATCGGCGCGCTGGCCGGGACTCGCGCCGACGTGCTGATTCTGGGTGAAACCGGTGCAGGCAAAGAAGTCGTTGCCCGCGCGTTGCATGACTTGTCTAACCGCCGCACCGGCCCGTTCGTGGCGATCAACGCTGGGGCGCTAGCTGAATCGGTGGTTGAAAGCGAGCTGTTCGGCCACGAGCCTGGCGCTTTTACCGGCGCGCAGAAGCGGCGCATCGGCAAGTTCGAATTTGCCAACGGCGGCACGTTGTTTCTCGATGAAATCGAAAGCATGAGCCTGGATGTGCAGGTCAAGCTGCTGCGCCTGCTGCAAGAGCGCGTGGTCGAGCGGATGGGCAGCAATCAGCAGATACCGCTGGACATCCGCATCATCGCGGCGACCAAGGAAGACCTGCGTCAGGCTGCCGATCAGGGTCGCTTCCGGGCGGACTTGTATTACCGGCTGAACGTGGCCTCGCTGCGTATTCCGCCATTGCGCGAGCGCGGTGAAGACGCGTTGATGCTGTTCGAGCATTACGCCGACGCTGCCAGCATGCGCCACGGCATTCCCAAGCACGAGCTCAAACCGGGCCAGCGGGCGCTGTTGTTGCGCCATAGCTGGCCGGGTAACGTCCGGGAACTGCAAAACGCCGCCGAACGCTTCGCGCTGGGTCTGGAACTGGAGCTGGAAGGCGGTGATGCAGAGCAGGCACCGCCGCCGGGCGGTGGCTTGAGTGATCAGGTGGAAAGCTTCGAGCGGGCCTTGATCGCCGCCGAACTGGCCCGTCCGCACAGCTCGGTGCGCAGCCTGGCCGAAGCACTGGGCGTGCCACGCAAGACCCTGCACGACAAATTGCGCAAGCACGGTTTGAGTTTTGGTGACAGCAGCGGAGCATCCGATGACACCGATTGA
- a CDS encoding YiiD C-terminal domain-containing protein: MTPIEPEESAARELERVLHHDIPLTREMGMRVIDWHHHTLRLHLPLAPNVNHKSTLFGGSLYCGAVLAGWGWLHLRLREAGISDGHIVIQDGQISYPLPVRSDAIARCDAPDAAQWEKFITTYQRRGRARLTLHTHISAQDSEEQAVRFVGQFVLHR; encoded by the coding sequence ATGACACCGATTGAGCCAGAAGAGAGCGCGGCCCGCGAGCTGGAACGGGTGCTGCACCATGACATTCCGCTGACCCGTGAAATGGGCATGCGGGTGATTGACTGGCATCACCACACGCTACGCCTGCACCTGCCGCTGGCCCCCAACGTCAATCACAAGAGCACGCTGTTCGGCGGCAGCCTGTATTGCGGCGCAGTACTGGCCGGCTGGGGCTGGCTGCACCTGCGGCTGCGCGAAGCGGGAATCAGCGACGGGCATATCGTGATTCAGGACGGGCAGATCAGTTATCCACTGCCCGTACGCAGCGACGCCATCGCCCGCTGCGACGCGCCAGACGCCGCGCAATGGGAGAAATTCATCACCACCTACCAACGCCGAGGCCGCGCCCGCCTGACCCTGCACACCCACATCAGTGCGCAAGACAGCGAAGAACAGGCCGTGCGCTTTGTCGGGCAGTTTGTGTTGCACAGGTGA
- the cysQ gene encoding 3'(2'),5'-bisphosphate nucleotidase CysQ, with product MTDSLKSLPHPLLAPVIELARLAGEVILPFWRANVTVTTKTDDSPVTAADLAAHQVLVEGLQALDPSIHVLSEEDADIPLSERATWQRWWLVDPLDGTKEFISGSEEFTVNVALIENGRVVFGVVSMPTNNRCYFGGAGLGAWRSDDIDHCEPIAVRNEVGDGQTFTVVASRRHSSPEQEHLLAGLASGLGPLQLTNIGSSLKFCLLAEGAADCYPRLAPTSQWDTAAAQGVLEGAGGAVLQLDGQPFSYPARESLLNPFFLALPAKAEWREKLLVLAQS from the coding sequence ATGACCGATTCGTTGAAAAGCCTGCCCCATCCGTTGCTCGCCCCGGTGATCGAACTGGCCAGGCTGGCAGGCGAAGTGATCCTGCCGTTCTGGCGTGCCAACGTCACCGTAACGACCAAGACCGACGATTCCCCGGTGACCGCCGCTGATCTGGCAGCCCATCAGGTGCTGGTCGAGGGCTTGCAGGCACTTGACCCGAGCATTCATGTGCTGTCCGAAGAGGACGCCGATATCCCGCTCAGTGAGCGCGCGACGTGGCAACGCTGGTGGCTGGTCGATCCGCTGGACGGCACCAAGGAGTTCATCTCCGGCAGCGAGGAATTCACCGTCAATGTCGCGTTGATAGAAAATGGTCGCGTGGTGTTCGGCGTGGTTTCGATGCCGACCAATAACCGCTGCTATTTCGGCGGTGCCGGGCTGGGCGCCTGGCGCAGCGATGACATTGATCACTGCGAGCCGATTGCGGTGCGCAACGAGGTTGGCGACGGGCAGACCTTTACCGTGGTCGCCAGCCGCCGCCACTCCAGCCCGGAGCAGGAGCATTTGCTGGCCGGTCTGGCGAGCGGGCTTGGGCCTTTGCAACTGACCAATATCGGCAGTTCATTGAAGTTCTGCCTGCTGGCCGAAGGGGCTGCCGATTGCTACCCGAGGCTGGCCCCGACCTCGCAGTGGGACACCGCTGCGGCGCAGGGCGTACTTGAAGGTGCAGGAGGCGCAGTGCTGCAACTGGACGGCCAGCCGTTCAGCTACCCGGCCCGCGAATCGCTGCTCAACCCGTTCTTTCTGGCGCTGCCCGCCAAGGCCGAATGGCGCGAAAAGCTGCTCGTGCTGGCGCAGTCCTGA
- the nudE gene encoding ADP compounds hydrolase NudE: MRQKPTVLARAIVASSRLFRVEELQLRFTNGVERTYERLASKGSGPGAVMIVAMLDADHAVLIEEYCGGTDEYELSLPKGLIEPGEDALEAANRELKEEAGFGARHLELLTELSLSPGYMSQKIQVVLATDLYEERLEGDEPEPIRVDRINLRELSSLAQNAQFSEGRALAALYLTRDLLTQRGLFLP; encoded by the coding sequence ATGCGTCAGAAACCTACCGTACTTGCTCGCGCCATTGTCGCCAGCAGTCGTCTGTTCCGCGTTGAGGAGCTGCAACTGCGCTTTACCAACGGCGTTGAGCGGACCTATGAGCGTCTGGCCAGCAAAGGCTCGGGCCCCGGCGCGGTGATGATCGTGGCCATGCTGGATGCTGACCACGCCGTATTGATCGAAGAATATTGCGGTGGCACCGACGAATACGAGCTGTCCTTGCCCAAAGGCTTGATCGAGCCGGGCGAAGACGCACTTGAGGCCGCCAACCGCGAGCTCAAGGAAGAAGCCGGATTTGGGGCGCGCCATCTGGAACTGCTCACTGAGCTGTCGCTGTCACCTGGCTACATGAGCCAGAAAATCCAGGTGGTGCTGGCGACCGATCTGTACGAAGAGCGGCTGGAAGGCGACGAGCCCGAGCCGATTCGGGTTGACCGGATCAACCTGCGGGAGCTGTCGAGCCTGGCGCAGAATGCCCAGTTCAGCGAAGGCCGGGCACTGGCTGCGCTGTACCTCACTCGTGACCTGCTCACCCAGCGTGGATTGTTCCTGCCATGA
- the yrfG gene encoding GMP/IMP nucleotidase → MLSMPWSEIDTVLLDMDGTLLDLHYDEHFWMQHLPQRYAELHGISFAMAWLELKPLFENNAGTLNWYCLDFWSTELKLSVRDLKREIAHMIALRPDAETFLAAIKQAGKRVIMITNAHRDSLSLKMERIELAPYFERMISSHDYGFPKENQQFWDALQAETDFDPARSLFIDDTLPVLRSARQFGVAHLLAVSQPNSQKGPKDTEEFAAVDDYRELIKGLLDPHLA, encoded by the coding sequence ATGCTTTCCATGCCCTGGAGCGAAATCGATACCGTCCTGTTGGATATGGACGGCACGTTGCTCGACCTGCATTACGACGAACACTTCTGGATGCAACACCTGCCGCAGCGCTATGCCGAATTGCACGGCATCAGCTTCGCCATGGCCTGGCTGGAACTGAAGCCGCTGTTCGAAAACAACGCAGGCACGCTCAACTGGTATTGCCTGGATTTCTGGAGTACCGAGCTTAAATTGTCGGTGCGTGACCTGAAACGGGAAATCGCGCACATGATTGCCCTGCGCCCGGACGCCGAGACCTTCCTCGCCGCCATCAAGCAGGCCGGCAAACGCGTGATCATGATCACCAACGCGCATCGGGATTCGTTGTCACTGAAGATGGAGCGCATTGAACTGGCGCCCTATTTCGAGCGCATGATCAGTTCTCATGACTACGGCTTCCCGAAGGAAAACCAACAATTCTGGGACGCCTTGCAGGCTGAAACCGATTTTGATCCGGCACGCAGCCTGTTTATCGACGACACGCTGCCGGTCTTGCGCAGTGCCCGGCAATTTGGCGTGGCCCATCTGCTCGCCGTCAGCCAGCCGAACAGCCAGAAAGGCCCGAAAGACACCGAAGAGTTCGCCGCAGTGGACGATTATCGTGAGCTGATCAAGGGCTTGCTCGACCCTCATTTAGCCTGA
- a CDS encoding LysR family transcriptional regulator yields the protein MDIKQLKFLIALDETRHFGQAAARCNITQPTLSMRLRNLEEELGLPLVNRGQRFEGFTAPGERVLAWARTVLAAYDGLQAEAAACRGHLVGTLRLGVVPLSSFDPLPLLHRLHQLHPNLRFELSSLSSEQVLEQLASNRIDLGVSYLERLDSERFDSLTLDDTRMGLLYDRRHFSFGEEPLSWADLVELPLGMLTSGMHFRQSIDHNFHSRNLQPHPLIQTDAVHQLLQAVHGGFCCAIMPLDGGLETLTEHLRLHPIADARTLARLGLIMRRSAPRSALAEACFALVAEIPR from the coding sequence ATGGACATCAAGCAACTCAAATTTCTGATCGCCCTTGATGAAACGCGTCACTTCGGCCAGGCGGCTGCGCGCTGCAATATCACCCAGCCGACGCTGTCGATGCGCTTGCGCAATCTGGAAGAAGAGCTTGGCTTGCCACTGGTCAATCGGGGCCAGCGTTTTGAAGGTTTCACGGCGCCCGGCGAACGAGTGCTGGCGTGGGCGCGTACCGTCCTGGCCGCCTACGACGGCTTGCAGGCTGAGGCCGCCGCGTGCCGGGGGCATCTGGTCGGTACATTGCGCCTGGGCGTGGTGCCGTTGTCGAGTTTCGATCCGTTACCGTTGCTGCACCGGCTGCATCAGCTGCACCCCAACCTGCGCTTCGAGCTGTCGTCACTCAGTTCCGAGCAAGTCCTGGAGCAACTGGCGAGCAACCGCATTGACCTGGGCGTCTCGTATCTGGAGCGACTGGACAGCGAGCGTTTCGATTCGCTGACCCTGGACGACACACGCATGGGCCTGCTGTATGACCGCCGGCATTTTTCGTTTGGTGAAGAGCCGCTGAGCTGGGCTGATCTGGTCGAGCTGCCGCTGGGCATGCTGACCAGCGGCATGCATTTCCGGCAGTCAATCGACCACAACTTCCACAGCCGCAACCTGCAGCCTCATCCGCTGATCCAGACTGATGCCGTTCATCAGTTGCTTCAAGCCGTACACGGCGGCTTCTGTTGCGCAATCATGCCGCTGGATGGCGGGCTGGAAACGCTCACCGAACATTTGCGTCTGCATCCGATTGCCGATGCGCGCACGCTGGCCCGCCTCGGGCTGATCATGCGCCGTAGCGCACCCCGCTCTGCGCTGGCTGAGGCGTGTTTTGCGCTGGTCGCAGAAATACCCCGTTAA
- the fdhD gene encoding formate dehydrogenase accessory sulfurtransferase FdhD, producing the protein MPVTCKVSSASVSAPAPEASQSYSYSNLEGKDSARNALAEEVALAIAYNGISQAVMLVSPTDLEDFIVGFSLGSGIIAAPDEIYDFTLSGSGSAMQAEVEIASRAFWELKQQRRQLAGTSGCGLCGVEAVEQALPELNVLPGAPLPPIEWLEGLRQRIGEFQPLGRHCGAVHAAVFMDGNGQLLLGREDIGRHNALDKLIGALVRQDISTTGGVAIVTSRCSLELIQKVLRAGIQTLVSLSSPTGLALQWARRHNLNLIHLPQHSAPRVYSPAMEIQP; encoded by the coding sequence ATGCCCGTCACGTGCAAGGTCAGCTCGGCGTCCGTTTCCGCGCCAGCCCCCGAAGCAAGCCAGTCCTACAGCTACTCGAATCTCGAGGGCAAGGACTCGGCACGCAATGCGCTTGCCGAAGAAGTGGCCCTGGCCATCGCCTACAACGGCATCAGCCAGGCGGTCATGCTGGTCAGCCCGACCGATCTGGAAGACTTCATCGTCGGCTTCAGCCTTGGCAGCGGCATCATTGCGGCGCCCGATGAAATCTACGACTTCACACTCAGCGGGAGCGGCTCGGCGATGCAGGCCGAGGTCGAAATCGCCAGCCGTGCTTTCTGGGAGCTCAAGCAGCAACGCCGACAACTGGCGGGCACCAGCGGCTGCGGGTTGTGCGGCGTTGAAGCCGTCGAGCAGGCCTTGCCTGAGCTGAACGTTTTGCCTGGCGCGCCCTTGCCGCCGATTGAATGGCTCGAAGGCTTGCGCCAGCGCATCGGCGAATTCCAGCCTCTCGGCCGCCACTGTGGCGCCGTGCATGCGGCGGTGTTCATGGACGGCAACGGCCAGTTGCTGCTGGGCCGTGAAGACATCGGCCGGCACAACGCGCTGGACAAGCTGATCGGCGCACTTGTCCGTCAGGATATTTCGACAACCGGCGGCGTTGCTATCGTCACCAGCCGCTGCAGCCTGGAACTGATTCAGAAAGTACTGCGCGCCGGCATCCAGACGCTGGTCAGCCTGTCTTCGCCCACCGGACTTGCCCTGCAATGGGCTCGCCGGCACAACCTCAATTTAATTCACCTGCCGCAGCACAGTGCGCCGCGGGTCTATAGCCCTGCGATGGAGATTCAACCGTGA
- a CDS encoding FdhF/YdeP family oxidoreductase, which yields MSTHHQADKTPIPRYKPYKGAAGGWGALISVTQAWLGSDNALKNLRMMLKTNQNGGFDCPGCAWGDSPESGMVKFCENGAKAVNWEATKRRVDPAFFARYSVSALLEQSDYWLEYQGRLTEPMAYDAETDRYKPISWDNAFALIAKHLKNLPSPNMAEFYTSGRASNEAAYLYQLFVRAYGTNNFPDCSNMCHEASGVALSQSVGVGKGTVTFEDFEHADAIFVLGQNPGTNHPRMLEPLREAVQRGAQVVCVNPLKERGLERFQHPQHPVEMLTNGDRPTNTAYFRPALGGDMALLRGMAKFLLQWERDAQLANEPSVFDHAFLNEHTEGVLEYLAAIDETSWEEIVEQSGLPLTDIEQSARMYAKGKNVIMCWAMGITQHRHSVATIQEIANLMLLRGNIGRPGAGLCPVRGHSNVQGDRTMGINERPPVFFLDALEKRFQFQVPRDNGHNVVEAIHAMAEGRAKVFIALGGNFAQATPDSHRTAEALSQCDLTVQISTKLNRSHLFHGKDALILPCFGRTDIDIQANGPQAVTVEDSFSMVHASNGQLQPLSKQMRSEPSIIAGIANATLGKKPVDWLWLVEDYDRIRDLIADTIPGFKDFNERVKHPGGFYLGNAAGARRWNTASTRANFKSNTLPLKLIHEGISSTGEVPDLIMQSMRSHDQYNTTIYGLDDRYRGVKGQRDVLFVNEADIIRLGFQPGQKADLISIWGDNRERRVKGFTLLPFDIPAGQAAAYYPEVNPLVPLESVGEGSSTPTSKFVAIRLERSAESARIV from the coding sequence GTGAGCACTCATCATCAAGCCGACAAGACACCCATTCCCCGCTACAAGCCGTACAAAGGTGCGGCAGGCGGCTGGGGCGCACTGATCAGCGTGACACAGGCCTGGCTGGGCAGTGACAACGCGCTGAAGAACCTGCGCATGATGCTCAAGACCAACCAGAACGGCGGCTTCGATTGCCCGGGCTGCGCGTGGGGTGATTCGCCGGAAAGCGGCATGGTCAAGTTCTGCGAGAACGGCGCCAAAGCGGTGAACTGGGAAGCGACCAAGCGTCGTGTAGACCCGGCCTTCTTTGCCCGTTACAGCGTCAGCGCGCTGCTGGAGCAGAGCGACTACTGGCTGGAGTATCAGGGTCGCCTGACCGAGCCGATGGCGTATGACGCAGAAACCGACCGTTATAAACCGATCAGTTGGGATAACGCGTTCGCGCTGATCGCCAAGCACCTGAAGAACCTCCCCAGCCCGAACATGGCCGAGTTCTACACCTCGGGTCGGGCCAGCAACGAAGCGGCGTACCTGTATCAGCTGTTCGTGCGCGCTTATGGCACCAACAACTTCCCCGATTGTTCGAATATGTGCCACGAAGCCAGTGGCGTAGCGTTGTCGCAAAGCGTCGGCGTCGGCAAGGGCACCGTGACGTTCGAGGATTTCGAACACGCCGATGCCATCTTCGTCCTCGGTCAGAACCCCGGCACTAACCACCCGCGCATGCTCGAACCGTTGCGTGAAGCGGTACAGCGCGGTGCTCAGGTGGTCTGCGTCAACCCGCTCAAGGAGCGCGGTCTGGAACGCTTCCAGCACCCGCAGCACCCGGTCGAAATGCTCACCAACGGCGACCGCCCGACCAACACCGCCTACTTCCGCCCAGCCCTGGGTGGCGACATGGCGTTATTGCGCGGCATGGCCAAGTTCCTGTTGCAATGGGAGCGTGATGCACAACTGGCCAATGAGCCGTCGGTGTTCGATCACGCATTCCTCAACGAACACACCGAGGGCGTGCTGGAATACCTGGCGGCCATCGATGAAACCTCGTGGGAAGAAATTGTCGAGCAATCCGGGCTGCCACTGACTGACATCGAGCAGTCAGCGCGCATGTATGCCAAGGGCAAGAACGTCATCATGTGCTGGGCAATGGGTATCACCCAGCATCGCCACTCGGTTGCGACCATTCAGGAAATCGCCAACCTGATGCTGCTGCGCGGCAACATTGGCCGTCCTGGCGCAGGTCTGTGCCCGGTGCGTGGCCACAGTAACGTGCAAGGCGACCGCACCATGGGCATCAACGAGCGCCCGCCGGTGTTCTTCCTTGATGCGCTGGAAAAACGCTTCCAGTTCCAAGTGCCGCGTGACAACGGGCATAACGTGGTCGAGGCGATTCACGCCATGGCCGAAGGCCGCGCCAAGGTGTTCATCGCGCTGGGCGGCAACTTCGCCCAAGCGACACCGGACAGCCACCGCACCGCCGAAGCACTCAGCCAATGTGATTTGACGGTGCAGATCAGCACCAAGCTTAACCGCAGCCACTTGTTCCATGGCAAGGACGCACTGATCCTGCCGTGCTTCGGTCGTACCGACATCGACATCCAGGCCAACGGTCCGCAAGCGGTCACCGTGGAAGACTCGTTCAGCATGGTCCACGCCTCCAACGGCCAGTTGCAGCCGCTGTCGAAGCAGATGCGTTCGGAGCCGTCCATCATCGCTGGTATCGCCAACGCGACACTGGGCAAAAAGCCGGTGGACTGGTTGTGGCTGGTGGAAGATTACGACCGCATTCGCGACCTGATCGCCGACACCATCCCCGGCTTCAAGGACTTCAACGAGCGCGTCAAGCATCCTGGCGGGTTCTACCTGGGCAACGCAGCCGGTGCGCGCCGCTGGAATACTGCGTCGACCCGCGCCAACTTCAAGTCCAACACACTGCCGCTGAAGCTGATCCATGAAGGCATCAGCTCGACCGGTGAGGTGCCAGACCTGATCATGCAGTCGATGCGCTCCCACGATCAGTACAACACCACGATTTATGGCCTGGACGACCGTTATCGCGGTGTGAAAGGTCAGCGTGACGTGCTGTTCGTCAACGAGGCGGACATCATTCGCCTAGGCTTCCAGCCGGGGCAGAAAGCCGACCTGATTTCGATCTGGGGCGACAATCGCGAACGTCGCGTCAAAGGCTTCACCCTGCTGCCATTCGATATTCCGGCAGGCCAGGCTGCGGCTTACTATCCAGAGGTCAACCCGTTGGTGCCGCTGGAAAGCGTCGGCGAAGGCAGCAGCACGCCGACGTCGAAGTTCGTGGCGATCCGTCTTGAGCGTTCAGCTGAATCAGCGCGGATTGTCTGA
- a CDS encoding glycine zipper domain-containing protein: MKYSSILLLSLTLIGGTASAGNLESGVGGALGGVLGSAVGQQLGGSTGSAIGAGVGGAAGGAVGADRRNRTEAAIGGGLGAAGGNVLGRSVGGNTGSLVGSAVGGGGGAALGNYMGNESRSDDRRDRGGREYRGNKRNKHYGHRRHGRD; encoded by the coding sequence ATGAAGTATTCCTCGATACTGTTGTTGTCTCTTACCCTGATCGGCGGTACAGCCTCTGCAGGCAATCTCGAATCAGGCGTAGGCGGAGCATTGGGTGGGGTACTCGGTTCGGCCGTCGGTCAACAGCTCGGCGGCAGCACCGGTTCAGCGATTGGCGCTGGCGTTGGCGGTGCAGCCGGTGGCGCGGTCGGCGCAGACCGACGCAATCGTACAGAAGCCGCCATCGGCGGTGGTCTGGGCGCAGCAGGCGGTAACGTTCTGGGCCGCAGCGTTGGCGGTAATACCGGCAGCCTGGTCGGCTCGGCGGTAGGCGGCGGCGGTGGCGCCGCACTGGGTAACTACATGGGCAATGAGAGCCGCAGCGATGATCGTCGGGATCGTGGTGGCCGTGAGTATCGTGGCAATAAACGTAACAAGCACTACGGGCATCGCCGTCACGGTCGCGACTGA